The sequence AAGGAGCGGAAGGATGGAAACAGGCGGACAAGGCCAAGTACAAGGAACTGACGAAGGCCGATGCGACTTATGCCGAGGAAGCGGCGATGTACGCCAAGCTCGTCCTGAATCTTGACGGCGCCGAGGGGATGGATGTCATCACCAAGCCGGTGGGACAGCGTCTGGAGATGGTGCCGCAGGTGAATCCGGCGACGGTGAAGCCGGGACAGCGCTTCCCCGTTCTGATACTCGTCGACGGCAAACCGGCCAAGACGGCGGAAGTGAAAGCCGTTTACGCGGGTTTTGCCGGCGACACGAAGGACGGCGATCCCGCCAACGAGTACAAGGCGTTCTATGGGCGTACCGACCTGAAAGGCATTATCAACATCATTCCCTCGAAAGCCGGCTATTGGAACGCCTCTGTGGAAGTGAAAGTGCCTTATGCCGACAAGACCGTCGCCG comes from Pyramidobacter piscolens W5455 and encodes:
- a CDS encoding DUF4198 domain-containing protein, coding for MRKIFSVLLAGAFFAASFGVSAEAHEFWVNAEYKDGLLKADLGYGHEYPDPEPIAADRTHLFEPLKLITAEGATEMAQTGADNFHYEAAADLKKGDYLVIGNYKPTFWAKGAEGWKQADKAKYKELTKADATYAEEAAMYAKLVLNLDGAEGMDVITKPVGQRLEMVPQVNPATVKPGQRFPVLILVDGKPAKTAEVKAVYAGFAGDTKDGDPANEYKAFYGRTDLKGIINIIPSKAGYWNASVEVKVPYADKTVADESVLVSRLTFMIAE